The Bos mutus isolate GX-2022 chromosome 7, NWIPB_WYAK_1.1, whole genome shotgun sequence genome window below encodes:
- the RGS14 gene encoding regulator of G-protein signaling 14 isoform X1, with protein MPGKPKHLGVPNGRMVLAVSDGELSSTTGPQGQGEGRGSSLSIHSLPSGPSSPFPTEEQPVASWGLSFERLLQDPLGLAYFTEFLKKEFSAENVTFWKACERFQQIPASDTQQLAQEARNIYQEFLSSQALSPVNIDRQAWLGEEVLAEPRPDMFRAQQLQIFNLMKFDSYARFVKSPLYRECLLAEAEGRPLREPGSWRPGSPDTTRKKPKLKPGKSLPLGVEELGQLPPAEGRPLRKSFRRELAGGAANTALRRESQGSLNSSASLDLGYLAFASSKSESHRKSLGSSEGENESRPGKYCCVYLPDGTASLALARPGLTIRDMLAGICEKRGLSLPDIKVYLVGNEQKALVLDQDCTVLADQEVRLENRITLELEVLALERLVRISAKPTKRLQEALQPILTKHGLSPQQVVLRLPGEKQPLDLEKLVSSVASQRLVLDTLPGVTIPQADDIPPCHSQGGPPRIQDKATNLPPPSLNSLAQVPSSITGKRQTCDIEGLVELLNRVQSCGAHDQRGLLRKEDLVLPEFLQLPAQGPNSQQPPPQVESAAQPKGSASDSTVHSAL; from the exons atgccagggaagcccaagcacctgGGTGTCCCCAACGGACGCATG GTTCTGGCTGTCTCAGATGGAG AGCTGAGCAGCACGACTGGGCCCCAGGGCCAGGGCGAGGGCCGAGGCAGCTCCCTCAGCATCCACAGCCTCCCCAGTGGCCCCAGCAGCCCCTTCCCCACGGAGGAGCAGCCTGTGGCCAGCTGGGGCCTGTCCTTCGAACGGTTGCTACAGGACCCACTGggcctggcttacttcact gAGTTCCTGAAGAAGGAGTTCAGTGCTGAGAATGTGACTTTCTGGAAGGCCTGCGAGCGCTTCCAGCAGATCCCGGCCAGCGACACCCAGCAG TTAGCTCAGGAGGCCCGTAACATCTACCAGGAGTTCCTGTCCAGCCAGGCGCTGAGCCCCGTGAACATcgacaggcaggcctggctcgGCGAGGAAGTGCTGGCAGAACCGCGACCGGACATGTTCCGGGCCCAGCAGCTTCAG ATCTTCAACTTGATGAAGTTCGACAGCTATGCGCGCTTTGTCAAATCCCCTCTGTACCGCGAGTGCCTCCTGGCGGAGGCCGAGGGTCGCCCCCTGCGGGAACCTGGCTCCTGGCGCCCCGGCAGCCCCGACACCACGAGAAAG AAGCCGAAGCTGAAGCCCGGGAAGTCGCTGCCGCTGGGCGTGGAGGAGCTGGGGCAGCTGCCACCTGCTGAGGGCCGCCCGCTCCGCAAGTCCTTCCGCAGGG AACTAGCCGGCGGGGCGGCCAACACAGCCTTGCGCCGTGAGTCCCAGGGATCGCTCAACTCCTCCGCCAGTCTGGACCTGGGCTACCTTGCCTTTGCGAGCAGCAAATCTGAG AGCCACCGGAAGAGCCTTGGGAGCTCAGAAGGTGAGAATGAAAGCCGACCAGGGAAGTACTGCTGCGTATACCTGCCCGATGGCACAGCCTCCTTGGCCCTGGCCCGACCCGGCCTCACCATCCGTGACATGCTGGCAGGCATCTGTGAAAAACGAGGCCTCTCTCTACCTGACATCAAGGTCTACCTGGTGGGCAATGAGCAG AAGGCCCTAGTCCTGGATCAGGACTGCACCGTGCTGGCAGACCAGGAAGTGCGGCTGGAGAACAGAATCACCCTCGA GCTCGAGGTGTTGGCGCTGGAGCGCCTGGTGCGGATCTCGGCCAAGCCCACCAAGCGGCTGCAGGAGGCGCTGCAGCCCATCCTCACAAAGCACGGCCTGAGCCCGCAGCAGGTGGTGTTACGCCTG CCAGGCGAGAAGCAGCCGCTGGATCTGGAGAAACTAGTGAGTTCGGTGGCCTCCCAGAGATTGGTTTTGGACACTCTCCCAG GTGTGACGATTCCTCAGGCTGATGACATACCTCCCTGCCACAGTCAG GGTGGACCGCCTAGAATCCAGGACAAGGCCACCAACCTCCCTCCACCGTCCCTGAACTCGCTGGCCCAAGTGCCCAGTAGTATCACTGGAAAGCGGCAGACCTGTGACATTGAAG GCCTGGTGGAGCTGCTGAACCGAGTGCAGAGCTGTGGAGCCCATGACCAGAGGGGCCTTCTGCGCAAAGAGGACCTAGTGCTTCCAGAATTTCTGCAGCTGCCTGCCCAAGGACCCAACTCCCAGCAGCCTCCACCACAAGTGGAATCAGCAGCCCAGCCCAAGGGGAGCGCCTCGGACTCCACTGTCCACTCTGCCCTCTGA
- the RGS14 gene encoding regulator of G-protein signaling 14 isoform X2, with protein sequence MPGKPKHLGVPNGRMVLAVSDGELSSTTGPQGQGEGRGSSLSIHSLPSGPSSPFPTEEQPVASWGLSFERLLQDPLGLAYFTEFLKKEFSAENVTFWKACERFQQIPASDTQQLAQEARNIYQEFLSSQALSPVNIDRQAWLGEEVLAEPRPDMFRAQQLQIFNLMKFDSYARFVKSPLYRECLLAEAEGRPLREPGSWRPGSPDTTRKKPKLKPGKSLPLGVEELGQLPPAEGRPLRKSFRRELAGGAANTALRRESQGSLNSSASLDLGYLAFASSKSESHRKSLGSSEGENESRPGKYCCVYLPDGTASLALARPGLTIRDMLAGICEKRGLSLPDIKVYLVGNEQKALVLDQDCTVLADQEVRLENRITLELEVLALERLVRISAKPTKRLQEALQPILTKHGLSPQQVVLRLPGEKQPLDLEKLVSSVASQRLVLDTLPGVTIPQADDIPPCHSQGGPPRIQDKATNLPPPSLNSLAQVPSSITGKRQTCDIEEALQFLFTFQ encoded by the exons atgccagggaagcccaagcacctgGGTGTCCCCAACGGACGCATG GTTCTGGCTGTCTCAGATGGAG AGCTGAGCAGCACGACTGGGCCCCAGGGCCAGGGCGAGGGCCGAGGCAGCTCCCTCAGCATCCACAGCCTCCCCAGTGGCCCCAGCAGCCCCTTCCCCACGGAGGAGCAGCCTGTGGCCAGCTGGGGCCTGTCCTTCGAACGGTTGCTACAGGACCCACTGggcctggcttacttcact gAGTTCCTGAAGAAGGAGTTCAGTGCTGAGAATGTGACTTTCTGGAAGGCCTGCGAGCGCTTCCAGCAGATCCCGGCCAGCGACACCCAGCAG TTAGCTCAGGAGGCCCGTAACATCTACCAGGAGTTCCTGTCCAGCCAGGCGCTGAGCCCCGTGAACATcgacaggcaggcctggctcgGCGAGGAAGTGCTGGCAGAACCGCGACCGGACATGTTCCGGGCCCAGCAGCTTCAG ATCTTCAACTTGATGAAGTTCGACAGCTATGCGCGCTTTGTCAAATCCCCTCTGTACCGCGAGTGCCTCCTGGCGGAGGCCGAGGGTCGCCCCCTGCGGGAACCTGGCTCCTGGCGCCCCGGCAGCCCCGACACCACGAGAAAG AAGCCGAAGCTGAAGCCCGGGAAGTCGCTGCCGCTGGGCGTGGAGGAGCTGGGGCAGCTGCCACCTGCTGAGGGCCGCCCGCTCCGCAAGTCCTTCCGCAGGG AACTAGCCGGCGGGGCGGCCAACACAGCCTTGCGCCGTGAGTCCCAGGGATCGCTCAACTCCTCCGCCAGTCTGGACCTGGGCTACCTTGCCTTTGCGAGCAGCAAATCTGAG AGCCACCGGAAGAGCCTTGGGAGCTCAGAAGGTGAGAATGAAAGCCGACCAGGGAAGTACTGCTGCGTATACCTGCCCGATGGCACAGCCTCCTTGGCCCTGGCCCGACCCGGCCTCACCATCCGTGACATGCTGGCAGGCATCTGTGAAAAACGAGGCCTCTCTCTACCTGACATCAAGGTCTACCTGGTGGGCAATGAGCAG AAGGCCCTAGTCCTGGATCAGGACTGCACCGTGCTGGCAGACCAGGAAGTGCGGCTGGAGAACAGAATCACCCTCGA GCTCGAGGTGTTGGCGCTGGAGCGCCTGGTGCGGATCTCGGCCAAGCCCACCAAGCGGCTGCAGGAGGCGCTGCAGCCCATCCTCACAAAGCACGGCCTGAGCCCGCAGCAGGTGGTGTTACGCCTG CCAGGCGAGAAGCAGCCGCTGGATCTGGAGAAACTAGTGAGTTCGGTGGCCTCCCAGAGATTGGTTTTGGACACTCTCCCAG GTGTGACGATTCCTCAGGCTGATGACATACCTCCCTGCCACAGTCAG GGTGGACCGCCTAGAATCCAGGACAAGGCCACCAACCTCCCTCCACCGTCCCTGAACTCGCTGGCCCAAGTGCCCAGTAGTATCACTGGAAAGCGGCAGACCTGTGACATTGAAG aggctcttcagttcctcttcactttccagtag